The following are encoded in a window of Pseudomonas graminis genomic DNA:
- a CDS encoding dihydrofolate reductase, producing the protein MKKHLPLSLIAALAENRVIGIDNSMPWHLPGDFKYFKATTLGKPIIMGRKTWDSLGRPLPGRLNLVVTRQQNLQLEGAEVFTSLEAAVERAEEWAAEQGVSEVMLIGGAQLYGQALEHADRLYLTRVALSPEGDAWFPAFDEGQWTLVSNTENPALDDKPAYSFEVWERV; encoded by the coding sequence ATGAAAAAACATCTCCCACTGAGCTTGATCGCCGCACTCGCTGAAAACCGGGTCATCGGCATCGACAATTCCATGCCCTGGCACTTGCCGGGCGATTTCAAATATTTCAAGGCGACCACGCTGGGCAAGCCGATCATCATGGGTCGCAAGACCTGGGATTCTCTGGGCCGTCCGCTGCCGGGCCGGTTGAATCTGGTGGTCACGCGTCAGCAGAATTTGCAGCTTGAAGGTGCGGAAGTGTTCACCTCTCTGGAGGCGGCAGTGGAACGCGCCGAAGAGTGGGCGGCCGAGCAGGGCGTCAGTGAAGTGATGCTGATCGGCGGCGCGCAACTTTACGGCCAGGCGCTCGAGCATGCTGACCGCCTATACCTTACCCGCGTGGCGCTGAGCCCCGAAGGAGACGCGTGGTTTCCGGCGTTTGACGAGGGCCAGTGGACGCTGGTCTCGAATACAGAGAACCCGGCGCTGGACGACAAGCCTGCGTACAGTTTTGAGGTTTGGGAGCGAGTCTAA
- the glnA gene encoding glutamate--ammonia ligase: protein MSKSVQLIKDHDVKWIDLRFTDTKGTQHHVTMPARDALEDDFFEVGKMFDGSSISGWKGIEASDMILLPDDETAVLDPFTEEPTLILVCDIIEPSTMQGYDRDPRAIAHRAEEYLKSTGIGDTVFAGPEPEFFIFDEVKFKSDISGSMFKIYSEQGSWMSDADIEGGNKGHRPGIKGGYFPVPPFDHDHEIRTAMCNALEEMGQVVEVHHHEVATAGQNEIGVKFNTLVKKADEVQTLKYVVHNVADAYGRTATFMPKPLYGDNGSGMHVHMSISKDGKNTFAGEGYAGLSDTALYFIGGIIKHGKALNGFTNPATNSYKRLVPGFEAPVMLAYSARNRSASIRIPYVNSPKGRRIEARFPDPAANPYLAFAALLMAGLDGIQNKIHPGDAADKNLYDLPPEEAKEIPQVCGSLKEALEELDKGRAFLTKGGVFSDDFIDAYIALKSEEEIKVRTFVHPLEYELYYSC from the coding sequence ATGTCGAAGTCGGTTCAACTCATCAAAGATCATGACGTTAAGTGGATTGATCTGCGCTTCACGGACACCAAAGGCACTCAGCACCACGTGACCATGCCGGCCCGCGATGCGCTGGAAGACGACTTCTTCGAAGTCGGCAAAATGTTCGACGGTTCCTCCATCTCGGGCTGGAAAGGCATCGAAGCCTCCGACATGATCCTGCTGCCGGACGACGAAACCGCAGTGCTGGATCCGTTCACCGAAGAGCCTACCCTGATCCTGGTGTGCGACATCATCGAACCTTCGACCATGCAAGGTTACGATCGCGACCCACGCGCCATCGCTCACCGCGCCGAGGAATACCTGAAGTCGACCGGTATCGGTGACACCGTATTCGCCGGCCCTGAGCCAGAATTCTTCATCTTCGACGAAGTGAAGTTCAAGTCCGATATCTCCGGCTCCATGTTCAAGATTTACTCCGAACAAGGTTCGTGGATGTCCGACGCAGACATCGAAGGCGGTAACAAGGGCCACCGTCCAGGCATCAAAGGCGGCTACTTCCCGGTTCCACCGTTCGACCATGACCACGAAATCCGCACCGCAATGTGCAACGCTCTGGAAGAAATGGGCCAGGTCGTCGAAGTTCACCACCACGAAGTGGCAACCGCTGGCCAGAACGAAATCGGCGTGAAATTCAACACGCTGGTTAAGAAGGCCGACGAAGTTCAGACCCTGAAGTACGTCGTGCACAACGTTGCCGACGCTTACGGCCGCACCGCTACTTTCATGCCAAAGCCTCTGTACGGCGATAACGGTTCGGGCATGCACGTTCACATGTCCATCTCCAAAGATGGCAAGAACACCTTCGCAGGCGAAGGTTATGCCGGCCTGTCCGACACCGCTCTGTACTTCATCGGCGGCATCATCAAGCACGGTAAGGCCCTGAACGGCTTCACCAACCCGGCAACCAACTCGTACAAGCGTCTGGTTCCAGGTTTCGAAGCGCCGGTCATGCTGGCTTATTCGGCTCGCAACCGTTCGGCTTCGATCCGTATTCCTTACGTCAACAGCCCTAAAGGCCGTCGTATCGAAGCACGTTTCCCGGACCCGGCAGCCAACCCGTACCTGGCCTTCGCTGCACTGTTGATGGCTGGCCTGGACGGCATCCAGAACAAGATCCACCCTGGCGATGCGGCTGACAAAAACCTGTACGACCTGCCGCCTGAAGAGGCGAAAGAGATCCCACAAGTGTGTGGCAGCCTGAAAGAAGCCCTGGAAGAACTGGACAAGGGCCGTGCGTTCCTGACCAAAGGCGGCGTATTCAGCGACGACTTCATCGACGCTTACATCGCGTTGAAATCCGAAGAAGAAATCAAAGTGCGCACCTTTGTGCACCCACTGGAATACGAGCTGTACTACAGCTGCTGA
- a CDS encoding haloacid dehalogenase-like hydrolase: MKFVPTLLATALCLGLAGQVFATELTHWPAPAAKQLNAMIAANANKGNFAVFDMDNTSYRYDLEESLLPFMENKGLITRDTLNPSLKLIPFKDTADHKESLFSYYYRLCEIDDMVCYPWVAQVFSGFTLKELKGYVDELMASGKPVPSTYYEGDVVKTIEVQPPKLFTGQAELYNKLMENGIEVYVMTAASEELVRMVAADPKYGYNVKPQNVIGVTTLLKNRETGELTTARKQITAGKYDEKANLGLELTPYLWTPATWMAGKQAAILTYIDQWKKPVLVGGDTPTSDGYMLFHSVDVSKGGVHLWVNRKDKYMTQLNGMMKTNAEAQAKEGLPVTADKNWVIVKPDEIQ; encoded by the coding sequence ATGAAATTCGTACCAACACTTTTGGCGACCGCGCTGTGTCTCGGCCTGGCCGGACAGGTATTCGCCACCGAGCTGACCCACTGGCCCGCGCCCGCCGCCAAGCAGCTCAACGCCATGATTGCGGCAAACGCCAACAAAGGTAACTTCGCCGTTTTCGACATGGACAACACCAGCTACCGCTACGACCTGGAGGAGTCACTGCTGCCGTTCATGGAAAACAAAGGGCTGATCACCCGCGACACGCTCAATCCTTCTCTCAAGCTCATCCCGTTCAAGGACACCGCCGACCACAAGGAAAGCCTGTTCAGCTACTACTATCGACTCTGCGAAATCGACGACATGGTCTGCTATCCGTGGGTCGCGCAAGTGTTTTCCGGCTTCACCCTCAAAGAACTCAAAGGCTACGTCGACGAGCTGATGGCCTCGGGCAAACCGGTGCCGAGCACGTATTACGAAGGCGACGTGGTCAAGACCATCGAAGTGCAGCCGCCCAAGCTCTTCACCGGCCAGGCCGAGCTGTACAACAAGCTGATGGAGAACGGCATCGAGGTCTATGTCATGACGGCGGCATCAGAAGAGCTGGTCCGCATGGTCGCCGCTGATCCTAAATACGGCTACAACGTGAAGCCGCAGAACGTCATTGGCGTGACCACACTGCTGAAGAACCGCGAGACCGGCGAACTGACCACCGCGCGCAAGCAGATCACCGCCGGCAAATACGACGAGAAAGCCAACCTCGGCCTTGAGCTGACGCCTTACCTGTGGACCCCGGCGACGTGGATGGCCGGCAAGCAGGCGGCGATCCTGACCTACATCGATCAGTGGAAAAAACCGGTGCTGGTGGGCGGCGACACCCCTACCAGCGACGGCTACATGCTGTTCCACAGCGTCGATGTCAGCAAAGGCGGCGTTCATCTGTGGGTCAATCGCAAGGACAAGTACATGACTCAGCTCAACGGCATGATGAAGACCAACGCCGAGGCTCAGGCTAAAGAGGGCTTGCCGGTCACGGCGGACAAGAACTGGGTGATCGTCAAGCCGGACGAAATTCAGTAA
- the thiI gene encoding tRNA uracil 4-sulfurtransferase ThiI: MKLIVKVFPEITIKSRPVRKRFIKQLAKNIRTVLRDLDPALVVDGVWDNLEVETRVEDAKVLREMTERLSCMPGITHFLQVDQYPLGDMDDIYEKCKLHFGDALPGKIFGVRCKRAGHHDFSSMDVEKYVGSKLRRECNAAGISLKAPEVEVRIEIRDQRLFVIHSQHNGIGGYPLGSLEQTLILMSGGFDSTVAAYQIMRRGLMSHFCFFNLGGRAHELGVMEVAHFIWKKYGSSQRVLFVSVPFEEVLGEILGKVDNSHMGVVLKRMMLRAATNIADRLEIDALVTGEAISQVSSQTLPNLAVIDCVTEKLVLRPLIASHKQDIIDLADQIGTGDFARHMPEYCGVISVNPKTAAKRNRVEHEEKSFDMAVLERALENARLVPIDRVIEELGQDVQIEEVSQALAGQVVIDIRHPDEAEDRPLALTGVEVQTLPFFALNSRFKELDDTRQYLLYCDKGVMSRLHAHHLLSEGHANVRVYRPS, from the coding sequence ATGAAATTAATCGTCAAAGTCTTCCCAGAAATCACTATCAAAAGCCGGCCTGTGCGAAAGCGCTTCATCAAACAGCTGGCCAAGAACATCCGTACGGTGCTCCGCGATCTGGACCCGGCGTTGGTGGTGGATGGCGTGTGGGACAACCTTGAGGTCGAAACCAGGGTCGAGGATGCCAAAGTCCTGCGCGAGATGACCGAGCGGCTCAGCTGCATGCCCGGCATCACGCACTTTCTGCAGGTGGACCAGTATCCGCTGGGCGACATGGACGACATCTATGAGAAGTGCAAACTGCACTTCGGCGACGCGCTTCCCGGCAAGATATTCGGGGTTCGCTGCAAGCGGGCAGGCCATCACGACTTCAGCTCCATGGACGTCGAGAAGTACGTCGGTAGTAAATTGCGCCGTGAGTGCAACGCCGCTGGTATCTCGCTGAAGGCGCCGGAAGTCGAAGTCAGAATCGAGATTCGGGACCAGCGTCTGTTCGTGATTCACAGCCAGCACAACGGCATTGGCGGTTATCCGCTGGGTTCGCTTGAACAGACCCTGATCCTGATGTCCGGTGGTTTTGACTCCACCGTGGCGGCCTACCAGATCATGCGTCGTGGCCTGATGAGCCATTTCTGCTTCTTCAATCTGGGCGGACGTGCCCACGAGCTGGGCGTGATGGAAGTCGCGCACTTCATCTGGAAGAAGTACGGCAGTTCCCAGCGGGTGCTGTTCGTCAGCGTACCGTTCGAGGAAGTTCTGGGAGAAATTCTCGGAAAAGTCGATAACAGTCATATGGGCGTAGTATTGAAGCGTATGATGTTGCGCGCTGCGACCAACATTGCCGACCGGCTGGAAATCGACGCGCTGGTCACCGGCGAGGCGATTTCCCAGGTGTCCAGCCAGACGCTGCCCAACCTGGCGGTCATCGATTGCGTGACGGAGAAGCTGGTCCTGCGACCGCTGATCGCCAGTCACAAGCAGGACATCATCGACCTGGCCGATCAGATCGGCACCGGCGATTTTGCCCGGCACATGCCCGAATACTGCGGTGTGATTTCGGTGAACCCGAAGACCGCCGCCAAGCGCAATCGGGTCGAGCACGAAGAAAAATCGTTCGACATGGCCGTGCTCGAGCGTGCGCTCGAAAACGCTCGTCTGGTACCGATCGACCGCGTGATCGAGGAATTGGGTCAGGACGTTCAGATTGAAGAAGTCAGTCAGGCGCTGGCCGGGCAAGTGGTCATCGACATCCGTCACCCGGATGAAGCAGAAGACCGCCCGCTGGCGCTGACTGGCGTTGAAGTACAAACGCTGCCGTTCTTTGCATTGAACAGCCGTTTCAAGGAACTGGATGACACGCGCCAGTACCTGCTCTATTGCGACAAAGGCGTCATGAGTCGCCTGCATGCTCATCATCTGCTCAGTGAGGGGCATGCCAATGTGCGCGTTTATCGACCGAGCTAA
- a CDS encoding GTPase/DUF3482 domain-containing protein — protein MRPLKLAVVGHTNVGKTSLLRTLTRDVGFGEVSHRPSTTRHVEGARLSVDGEALLELYDTPGLEDAIALLDYLERLDRPGERLDGPARLGRFLEGSEARQRFEQEAKVLRQLLASDAGLYVIDAREPVLAKYRDELAVLASCGKPLLPVLNFVSSAQQREPDWREALARLGLHALVRFDSVAPPEDGERRLYESLALLLETSRGRLERLIADQQTQREARKQSAARLISELLLDCAACRRSVATDSGQVQAAIDDLRKAVRQREQRCVESLLKLYAFRREDASASDLPLMDGRWGDDLFNPETLKLLGVRVGGGIAAGAAAGAGVDLLVGGITLGAAALVGAIAGGALQTARSYGGRLMDKFKGQRELTVDDAVLRLLALRQRQLLQALEVRGHAAMDSIKLTAPLDKTWREGKLPEALHKARAHPQWSSLNPGAKLNQTERQEQVEALAKTVLV, from the coding sequence ATGCGGCCGCTGAAACTGGCCGTGGTTGGCCACACCAACGTCGGCAAAACCTCGCTGTTGCGCACGCTCACCCGCGATGTCGGTTTCGGCGAAGTCTCCCACCGCCCGAGCACCACCCGGCACGTCGAAGGCGCGCGGTTGTCGGTGGATGGCGAGGCGCTGCTGGAGCTGTATGACACGCCCGGCCTGGAAGACGCCATCGCCCTGCTGGATTATCTCGAGCGGCTGGACCGACCCGGCGAACGGCTCGATGGCCCGGCGCGGCTCGGGCGCTTTCTGGAAGGCAGCGAAGCGCGCCAGCGTTTCGAACAAGAGGCCAAAGTCCTTCGTCAGTTACTCGCCTCCGACGCCGGCCTGTACGTGATCGACGCACGGGAGCCGGTGCTTGCCAAGTACCGCGACGAGCTTGCCGTGCTCGCCAGTTGCGGCAAACCGTTACTGCCCGTGCTCAATTTTGTCAGCAGTGCGCAGCAGCGCGAACCGGACTGGCGTGAAGCGCTGGCGCGTCTTGGCCTGCATGCGCTGGTGCGTTTCGACAGCGTCGCCCCGCCCGAAGATGGCGAACGCCGTCTGTATGAAAGCCTCGCCCTGTTGCTGGAAACCTCACGGGGCAGGCTGGAGCGTCTCATTGCAGATCAACAGACTCAGCGTGAGGCTCGCAAGCAGAGCGCAGCCAGGCTGATCTCCGAACTGTTGCTGGACTGCGCCGCCTGCCGTCGAAGTGTGGCCACCGATTCCGGTCAGGTGCAGGCGGCGATCGATGATCTGCGCAAGGCCGTGCGCCAGCGCGAACAACGCTGCGTCGAATCGCTGCTCAAGCTTTACGCGTTTCGTCGCGAAGACGCCTCGGCCAGCGATCTGCCGTTGATGGATGGCCGCTGGGGCGATGACCTGTTCAATCCCGAAACCCTGAAATTGCTGGGCGTACGTGTGGGTGGCGGTATCGCTGCGGGCGCGGCGGCAGGTGCTGGCGTGGATTTGCTGGTCGGCGGCATCACGCTGGGCGCTGCGGCACTGGTCGGCGCGATTGCCGGCGGCGCCCTGCAAACAGCGCGAAGTTACGGTGGGCGGCTGATGGACAAATTCAAGGGTCAGCGCGAACTGACTGTTGACGATGCCGTGCTGCGACTGCTGGCACTGCGCCAACGGCAACTGCTGCAAGCGCTGGAAGTGCGCGGCCATGCCGCGATGGACAGCATCAAACTGACTGCCCCGCTGGACAAGACCTGGCGCGAAGGCAAGCTGCCGGAGGCGCTGCACAAGGCGCGGGCGCATCCGCAATGGTCGTCGCTGAATCCGGGGGCAAAGCTGAACCAGACGGAGCGGCAGGAGCAGGTCGAGGCGTTGGCGAAGACTGTGCTCGTCTGA
- a CDS encoding chorismate mutase encodes MLKSFHITALAMALFAPCLNAASAQQPPAQLPPLITAMEQRLEIANDVARSKWHSGKPVQDSERERQVIQNAESRAGEFKLPPDDIREFMTAQMEANKMVQYARIEQWRETGQSPEKPESGLTDGIRGRLDALLPLLMQSYSAFQPYRSDAKCSGWVQSEIQRQASDPVIVTALQRAAGDLCPITATQ; translated from the coding sequence ATGCTCAAGTCATTTCACATAACCGCTCTGGCAATGGCCCTGTTTGCGCCATGCCTCAATGCAGCATCCGCCCAGCAGCCTCCCGCGCAACTTCCGCCGCTTATTACGGCCATGGAGCAAAGGCTGGAAATCGCCAATGACGTGGCGCGCAGCAAATGGCACAGCGGCAAGCCGGTGCAGGACAGTGAGCGCGAGCGCCAGGTGATCCAGAACGCCGAATCTCGGGCGGGTGAATTCAAGCTGCCCCCCGACGATATACGCGAGTTCATGACCGCCCAGATGGAAGCCAACAAGATGGTGCAGTACGCGCGCATCGAGCAGTGGCGTGAAACCGGCCAGTCCCCGGAGAAGCCCGAATCCGGCCTCACCGACGGCATCCGGGGTCGGCTGGATGCGCTGCTGCCATTATTGATGCAAAGCTACTCGGCGTTTCAGCCTTACCGCAGCGATGCCAAGTGCTCAGGCTGGGTGCAGTCGGAAATCCAGCGACAGGCAAGCGATCCGGTCATTGTGACCGCGCTGCAACGGGCGGCAGGCGACCTCTGCCCGATCACGGCAACCCAGTGA
- the typA gene encoding translational GTPase TypA, whose product MIENLRNIAIIAHVDHGKTTLVDKLLRQSGTLERNELNDERVMDSNDQEKERGITILAKNTAINWNGYHINIVDTPGHADFGGEVERVMSMVDSVLLLVDAQDGPMPQTRFVTKKAFEAGLRPIVCINKVDRPGARPDWVLDQIFDLFDNLGATEEQLDFKVVYASALNGIAGLDHTDMAEDMTPLYQSIVDNVPAPKVDRDGPFQMQISALDYNSFLGVIGVGRIARGRVKPNTPVVAIGADGKRRNGRILKLMGHHGLHRIDVEEAAAGDIVCISGMDSLFISDTLCHPDAVEAMKPLTVDEPTVSMTFQVNDSPFCGKEGKFVTSRNIKERLDKELLYNVALRVEEGDSADKFKVSGRGELHLSVLIETMRREGFEMGVGRPEVIIRQVDGVKQEPFENVTIDTPEESQGKVMEEMGLRKGDLTNMVPDGKGRVRLEYNIPARGLIGFRNQFLTLTNGAGILTSIFDRYDTMKSGDMSGRQNGVLVSVETGKALTYSLETLQARGKLFVEHGQEIYNGQIVGLNSRDNDMGVNPTKGKKLDNMRASGKDETIALVPPVRFTLEQALEFIQDDELCEVTPKSIRLRKKILDEGERTRAAKKAKA is encoded by the coding sequence GTGATCGAAAATCTACGCAACATCGCCATCATTGCTCACGTTGACCACGGTAAAACTACCCTCGTCGACAAGCTTTTGCGCCAGTCCGGCACCCTTGAGCGCAACGAGCTCAACGACGAACGCGTGATGGACTCCAACGACCAGGAAAAAGAGCGCGGTATTACCATTCTCGCGAAGAACACCGCGATCAACTGGAATGGCTACCACATCAACATCGTTGACACCCCGGGCCACGCCGACTTCGGTGGTGAAGTAGAGCGTGTGATGTCGATGGTTGACTCCGTTCTGCTGCTGGTCGACGCCCAAGACGGCCCTATGCCGCAAACCCGTTTCGTGACCAAGAAGGCTTTCGAAGCCGGCCTGCGTCCAATCGTCTGCATCAACAAGGTTGACCGTCCAGGCGCGCGTCCGGACTGGGTTCTGGATCAGATCTTCGACCTGTTCGACAACCTCGGTGCCACCGAAGAACAGCTGGACTTCAAAGTCGTCTACGCCTCGGCCCTGAACGGTATTGCCGGTCTGGATCACACCGACATGGCTGAAGACATGACCCCGCTGTATCAGTCGATCGTCGACAACGTCCCTGCGCCAAAGGTTGACCGTGACGGTCCGTTCCAGATGCAGATCTCGGCTCTGGACTACAACAGCTTCCTGGGCGTCATCGGTGTTGGCCGTATCGCTCGTGGCCGCGTCAAGCCGAACACTCCGGTTGTCGCGATCGGTGCTGACGGCAAGCGCCGCAACGGCCGTATCCTGAAACTGATGGGTCACCACGGTCTGCACCGCATCGACGTAGAAGAAGCTGCCGCTGGCGACATCGTCTGCATCAGCGGTATGGATTCGCTGTTCATCTCCGACACGCTGTGCCACCCGGACGCAGTTGAAGCGATGAAGCCGCTGACCGTTGACGAGCCAACCGTTTCGATGACCTTCCAGGTCAACGATTCGCCGTTCTGCGGTAAAGAAGGCAAGTTCGTGACCTCCCGTAACATCAAGGAGCGTCTGGACAAAGAGCTGCTGTACAACGTTGCTCTGCGCGTTGAAGAAGGCGACTCGGCTGACAAGTTCAAGGTCTCGGGCCGTGGTGAGCTGCACTTGTCGGTACTGATTGAAACCATGCGTCGCGAAGGCTTCGAAATGGGTGTTGGTCGTCCTGAAGTGATCATCCGTCAGGTAGACGGCGTGAAGCAGGAACCGTTTGAAAACGTGACCATCGATACCCCGGAAGAATCCCAGGGCAAGGTCATGGAAGAGATGGGGCTGCGTAAGGGCGACCTGACCAACATGGTGCCGGATGGCAAAGGCCGTGTGCGTCTGGAATACAACATCCCTGCTCGTGGCCTGATTGGTTTCCGTAACCAGTTCCTGACCCTGACCAACGGTGCTGGCATCCTGACCTCGATCTTCGACCGCTACGACACCATGAAGTCCGGCGACATGTCCGGTCGTCAGAACGGCGTTCTGGTATCGGTTGAAACCGGTAAGGCACTGACCTACTCCCTGGAAACCCTGCAGGCGCGCGGCAAGCTGTTCGTCGAGCACGGTCAGGAGATCTACAACGGTCAGATCGTTGGCTTGAACAGCCGCGACAACGACATGGGTGTGAACCCAACCAAAGGCAAGAAGCTCGACAACATGCGTGCTTCGGGCAAAGACGAAACCATCGCTCTGGTTCCACCTGTTCGCTTCACTCTGGAACAGGCTCTGGAATTCATCCAGGACGACGAGCTGTGCGAAGTCACCCCTAAGTCGATCCGTCTTCGCAAGAAGATCCTCGACGAAGGCGAGCGTACCCGTGCTGCCAAGAAAGCCAAGGCGTAA
- a CDS encoding DUF2868 domain-containing protein, which yields MTALTPLDELWLTEAVRLREEHAGALEDEEANRRARAAAGDLQTRIKYRALWLAERDGMLKALHHWKQGARLALIVLAVLAVVSGAGLAFAALGDGQTPVNVFWALGSLLGLNLILLTSWAMGLLFVGESTAGIGRLWMWLSEKLARDAQAAQLAPALILLLQRKRLNRWVLGICVHGLWLIALLSALTLLLLLMATRRYGFVWETTILGSDTFVSLTRGLGAIPSLLGFSVPTESMIRASGDTALAIENARQAWAGWLVGVLVVFGILPRLLLTVLCYLRWRVGRQGLALDLNHPGFVELRERLMPSSERLGVNDAAPPELYTVITGPSANESHGAVLVAIELDNQQPWPPALPDSVVNAGILDSRESRRTLLDQLTRYPPARLAIACDPRRSPDRGSLALIAELARCATATRIWLLPAPTGQALDADRLEDWHMALRQLELDWTDSAPVTWLESGHD from the coding sequence GTGACTGCACTGACTCCCCTTGATGAACTCTGGCTGACCGAAGCCGTGCGGCTGCGTGAAGAACACGCCGGCGCGCTCGAAGACGAAGAAGCCAATCGCCGCGCACGCGCCGCTGCGGGCGACTTGCAAACCCGGATCAAATACCGCGCCCTGTGGCTTGCCGAGCGCGACGGCATGCTCAAGGCGCTGCATCACTGGAAACAGGGCGCGCGCCTGGCGTTGATCGTGCTGGCGGTATTGGCGGTTGTCAGCGGCGCCGGCCTGGCATTCGCCGCATTGGGCGACGGACAGACGCCCGTCAATGTGTTCTGGGCGCTGGGCAGCCTGCTCGGGCTTAACCTGATTCTGCTGACAAGCTGGGCCATGGGCCTGCTCTTTGTCGGGGAAAGTACCGCCGGCATCGGTCGCCTCTGGATGTGGCTCAGCGAAAAGCTGGCACGCGATGCCCAGGCGGCGCAGCTCGCGCCGGCGTTGATATTGCTGCTGCAACGCAAGCGTCTGAACCGATGGGTGCTGGGCATCTGCGTCCACGGCCTGTGGCTGATCGCCCTGCTCAGCGCTCTGACGCTGCTGCTGTTGCTCATGGCGACGCGGCGCTACGGCTTCGTCTGGGAAACCACCATTCTGGGCAGCGACACCTTTGTCAGCCTGACCCGAGGCCTGGGGGCGATTCCGTCGTTGCTGGGCTTCAGCGTGCCGACTGAATCAATGATCCGCGCCAGCGGCGACACTGCGCTCGCCATCGAAAACGCCCGTCAGGCCTGGGCCGGATGGCTGGTCGGGGTGCTGGTGGTGTTCGGTATTCTTCCGCGTCTGCTGCTGACGGTGCTGTGTTACCTGCGTTGGCGCGTGGGTCGACAAGGGTTGGCACTGGATCTGAATCACCCCGGCTTCGTCGAACTGCGCGAGCGCTTGATGCCCAGCAGCGAACGGCTGGGCGTCAACGATGCAGCGCCTCCTGAGCTTTACACCGTAATCACCGGTCCGTCAGCGAACGAAAGCCACGGCGCAGTGCTGGTCGCCATCGAACTGGACAATCAGCAGCCATGGCCGCCCGCGCTTCCCGACAGCGTGGTCAATGCCGGGATTCTCGACTCCCGGGAGTCACGGCGTACGCTGCTCGACCAACTGACACGCTACCCCCCCGCACGCCTTGCCATCGCCTGCGACCCACGTCGCTCGCCGGATCGCGGCAGTCTGGCGTTGATTGCCGAACTCGCGCGCTGCGCCACCGCGACGCGCATCTGGCTGTTGCCCGCCCCCACCGGACAGGCGCTGGACGCCGACCGACTGGAGGATTGGCACATGGCACTGCGGCAACTTGAACTGGACTGGACCGACAGCGCGCCAGTGACCTGGCTGGAGAGCGGACATGACTGA
- a CDS encoding YkgJ family cysteine cluster protein: MKPTLIAAAELDRIETWQKYSSYMCGGCVSSCCTLPVEVKIKDLIRIGIVDEFEQGDNPKNIAKRLQKDGIVERFNQKSGIFTLQRMSNNDCLYLDRKSRLCTIYDKRPDTCRNHPKIGPRPGYCAYKPKEVVRESTGTLNSNSGRVPLKF, encoded by the coding sequence ATGAAACCCACCTTGATCGCCGCTGCAGAACTCGACCGCATCGAGACCTGGCAGAAATATTCCAGCTACATGTGCGGAGGCTGCGTTTCCAGTTGCTGCACGCTGCCTGTGGAAGTGAAGATCAAGGACCTGATCCGCATCGGCATCGTTGACGAGTTCGAACAGGGCGATAACCCGAAGAACATCGCCAAGCGGTTGCAGAAGGACGGGATCGTCGAACGCTTCAATCAGAAATCCGGGATCTTTACCCTCCAGCGCATGAGCAACAACGATTGCCTGTACCTGGATCGCAAGAGCCGGCTGTGCACCATTTATGACAAACGCCCCGACACCTGCCGCAACCACCCGAAGATCGGGCCGCGTCCGGGTTATTGCGCGTACAAGCCGAAAGAAGTCGTGCGCGAAAGTACCGGCACGCTGAATTCGAACTCCGGCCGGGTGCCGTTGAAGTTCTAA
- a CDS encoding DUF4124 domain-containing protein — translation MRQCLAFLLLVFALPAAAQIYKYTDASGNTAYSNQPPNGTKAETVELPPLNSVETVVPAAPPPLPAPQNQNQNQQSAAAYQVLALKDLPEDEALRANNGSFTVGVAIEPRLQPGHLLQLVVDGAPYGQPTNIPRLQVVELDRGEHSLSVQVLENQRSIQQSETVNLTVQRVHVGRP, via the coding sequence ATGCGTCAATGTCTCGCCTTTCTGCTGCTGGTGTTTGCACTGCCCGCTGCCGCGCAGATCTACAAGTACACCGATGCCTCCGGGAACACGGCGTACAGCAACCAGCCGCCGAACGGTACCAAAGCCGAAACTGTCGAGTTGCCGCCACTCAACAGCGTCGAGACCGTTGTGCCTGCCGCGCCGCCGCCACTGCCCGCGCCCCAGAACCAGAACCAGAACCAGCAAAGCGCCGCTGCCTATCAGGTGCTCGCGCTGAAAGACCTGCCGGAGGACGAAGCGCTTCGTGCCAACAACGGCTCGTTTACTGTTGGCGTTGCCATAGAGCCTCGTTTGCAGCCCGGGCACTTGTTGCAGCTGGTGGTGGACGGCGCGCCCTACGGCCAGCCCACCAACATTCCGCGACTGCAGGTCGTGGAGCTTGACCGGGGCGAACACAGCCTTTCGGTTCAGGTGCTGGAAAACCAGCGTTCAATCCAGCAAAGCGAGACGGTCAATCTGACAGTGCAGCGAGTCCATGTCGGCCGACCTTAA